ACGGGCACACTCTGCAGGGACTGTCACACACTGAGGCTGTGCTTCTGCTCAGAGCAACTGGACCAACCGTTGTACTCAGAGTCAAACCAAACCAAACGCTAGAAGGTAATAGGCCTTGGTAGATAGGTATGACAAGCATTTGTACGAATCCTCTCAACTAAAGGTTATGTACAAATAGTTGTAATAGTTGTAATCTACACACATTGGTGTCCAGTATAGAAATTATAGCACTTCCTTACAGATTTATTTGTTTTCGTAGATGTGTTTTCATCAAACCAGCACACTTGGTCGGTTCCAGGGACACCTGTCAAGCTAACCAGTGACACTATTCTCCATCAAGCTACATCACCAGCAGCCACCAAATCACACCCTCTGCCCCAAGGTTGGGCGCAAAAAGTCGATCAAAAAACTGGGAGAGCATACTTTGAAAAGTAAGGATTGTacagtctctataattatacacaatcatGTATTATTGCTTTTATACGTTTCAGTGAATACACACAAAGTACCACATGGACTGATCCATGTACTTTGACCTCTGTGCCGCTCGGAGAGTTCCAGTGGAATCAGCTACCCCCTGGCTGGGAGCGTTATTTGGACCACCAGGGAGATATCTACTATGTCAAGTAAGTAAGCCCTAATCCTTAGTAAATACTATTGCACATTGTATTCTGTAGCCATGACACCCAGACCACCCATTGGGACTGCCCCTGGGGGATGCGGCAGCAGAGGCAACTGGAGGAGTTGCGCACCTTTGTTCAGGCTGAAAGATACAAGCTAAAGGTGCCAATTAACTTAGTAATCACATAAAATAATGGCTCTTATATtaacatacatgcacacacaggctgATGAGGAAAAACTGAAACAAAACAGAGAGGCTTTGCTCGAGAAAAACAGAATGCTGGATGATCCAAATCTCTCCATTCCGTCTCCCCAGGATGATGCAGAAAATTTGGAAGATGATACATATGATCTTTATGATGACATTATCTTACTCAATGAGGAGGTTGAACTGTTGGATTTAAACGTGTGCAGAACGCGAGGTCACCTCAAGAAGCTCGGGGTCGTGCTCAGGCATGCTCAGAACGAGGATGTAGGAGAGACTGACAAGTACAGGGCGGCTGCCGAGTTAGCCGTTGCCTTAGTAACACAGTTTGCTAAGTATAAGAGCCTGGAAGGACAGTTGAACAAGCTGGTTGAATGTATTAGTGAGCTCCAAAAGAAAGCTGGAATGAATGCTACACCTCTCTCATACATGCTGCAGTTGCCACCTATCCTAGTGCGTTGAAACCATAGACCAACTAGTATGCTTTAATCAAATTTTCACTGTTTGACTTCCTCGAGATGTTTTGAGTACCCGAGCTAGTATTCTTATTCGTCC
This genomic stretch from Halichondria panicea chromosome 16, odHalPani1.1, whole genome shotgun sequence harbors:
- the LOC135350238 gene encoding uncharacterized protein LOC135350238, whose translation is MLSTRGTKTVRLQRKKTGLDFSVKGGNEHGIPIVVSWIKEGGAASTHLRLGDEVLAVNGHTLQGLSHTEAVLLLRATGPTVVLRVKPNQTLEDVFSSNQHTWSVPGTPVKLTSDTILHQATSPAATKSHPLPQGWAQKVDQKTGRAYFENEYTQSTTWTDPCTLTSVPLGEFQWNQLPPGWERYLDHQGDIYYVNHDTQTTHWDCPWGMRQQRQLEELRTFVQAERYKLKADEEKLKQNREALLEKNRMLDDPNLSIPSPQDDAENLEDDTYDLYDDIILLNEEVELLDLNVCRTRGHLKKLGVVLRHAQNEDVGETDKYRAAAELAVALVTQFAKYKSLEGQLNKLVECISELQKKAGMNATPLSYMLQLPPILSTEEVEELEKWLHVLPDKLTGKTNCEMRVELCLLEECYTYGEGLLHKLMSFLSRAATSHGGWEKLMEELAGCDFSPINDHWLKTEFREKLQKLLTF